One region of Miscanthus floridulus cultivar M001 chromosome 19, ASM1932011v1, whole genome shotgun sequence genomic DNA includes:
- the LOC136528835 gene encoding FT-interacting protein 7-like, with translation MMQRPPLRPEEYFLKETSPHLGGAAAGDKLTTTYDLVEQMQYLYVRVVKAKELPNKDITGSCDPYVEVKLGNYKGQTRHFEKKNNPEWNQVFAFSKERIQSSNVEIVVKDKDLVKDDFIGRVIFDLSEVPKRVPPDSPLAPQWYRLEDRNGHKVKGELMLAVWMGTQADEAFPEAWHSDAASVPGDGLASIRSKVYLTPKLWYLRVNVIEAQDLIPNDKTRFPEVYVKAMLGNQVLRTRVLASRTLNPMWNEDLLFVAAEPFEEHLILSVEDRVAPGKDEVIGRTIISLQHVPRRLDHRLLTSQWYNLEKHVIIDGEQKKETKFSSRIHLRICLEGGYHVLDESTHYSSDLRPTAKPLWKPSIGILELGILTAHDLLPMKTKDGRGTTDAYCVAKYGQKWVRTRTIIDSFIPKWNEQYTWEVYDPCTVITIGVFDNCHLNGGEKANGARDTRIGKVRIRLSTLETDRVYTHSYPLIVLTPGGVKKMGEVQLAVRFTCSSLLNMMHLYSQPLLPKMHYVHPLSVIQVDNLRRQATNIVSTRLGRAEPPLRKEIVEYMLDVDSHMWSMRKSKANFFRIMGVLSPLIAVAKWFDQICLWRNPLTTILIHVLFVILVLYPELILPTIFLYLFLIGVWYYRWRPRQPPHMDTRLSHAETAHPDELDEEFDTFPTSRPPDVVRMRYDRLRSVAGRIQTVVGDLATQGERLQSLLSWRDPRATALFVVFCFFFAIVLYVTPFRVVVFLAGLYVLRHPRFRHRMPSVPLNFFRRLPARTDSML, from the coding sequence ATGATGCAGAGGCCACCCCTCCGTCCGGAGGAGTACTTCTTGAAGGAGACTTCACCTCACCTTGGTGGTGCAGCTGCTGGTGACAAGCTCACCACCACCTATGACCTGGTTGAGCAGATGCAGTACCTTTATGTAAGAGTTGTAAAAGCAAAGGAACTTCCAAACAAGGACATCACTGGGAGCTGTGACCCATATGTTGAGGTGAAGCTAGGAAACTATAAGGGCCAAACTCGGCATTTCGAGAAGAAGAACAACCCAGAGTGGAATCAGGTCTTTGCTTTCTCAAAGGAGCGCATTCAGTCATCAAATGTGGAGATTGTGGTCAAGGACAAGGATCTTGTCAAGGATGACTTCATTGGGCGTGTTATATTTGATCTGAGTGAGGTCCCAAAGAGAGTGCCACCTGACAGCCCATTGGCTCCACAATGGTATCGGTTGGAAGACCGAAATGGGCACAAGGTGAAGGGAGAGTTGATGTTGGCTGTTTGGATGGGTACTCAAGCTGATGAAGCATTCCCTGAAGCATGGCATTCTGATGCAGCCTCCGTCCCTGGCGATGGCCTTGCGAGCATTAGATCAAAAGTGTATCTTACTCCAAAGCTTTGGTATCTCCGTGTCAATGTCATCGAAGCTCAGGATCTTATACCAAATGACAAGACCAGGTTCCCTGAGGTTTATGTCAAAGCAATGCTAGGCAACCAAGTCCTTAGAACCAGGGTGTTAGCGAGCCGGACATTGAATCCAATGTGGAATGAAGATTTGTTGTTTGTTGCAGCTGAGCCATTTGAGGAGCACCTAATTTTGAGCGTAGAGGACAGGGTGGCCCCAGGAAAGGATGAAGTAATTGGAAGGACAATCATTTCACTGCAGCATGTACCCCGGAGACTGGATCACAGGTTGCTAACCAGCCAGTGGTATAACCTTGAGAAGCATGTGATTATTGATGGTGAGCAGAAGAAAGAGACCAAGTTTTCAAGCCGGATTCACTTGAGAATTTGTCTTGAAGGTGGATATCATGTCTTGGATGAGTCAACACATTACAGTAGTGATTTAAGGCCAACTGCAAAACCTCTGTGGAAGCCTAGCATTGGCATTCTTGAACTGGGTATTTTGACAGCACATGACCTGTTACCAATGAAGACCAAGGATGGACGTGGCACAACTGATGCCTATTGTGTTGCAAAGTATGGACAGAAATGGGTGCGTACTAGGACTATAATCGACAGTTTCATTCCCAAATGGAATGAACAGTACACCTGGGAGGTGTATGACCCATGCACTGTGATCACAATTGGTGTGTTTGACAATTGCCACCTGAATGGCGGGGAAAAGGCCAATGGTGCCCGGGACACCAGAATTGGGAAGGTCCGCATCCGCCTCTCGACACTTGAAACTGATCGGGTGTATACCCACTCATACCCTCTTATTGTTCTGACACCTGGTGGCGTTAAGAAGATGGGTGAGGTGCAGCTTGCTGTCCGTTTCACGTGCTCATCACTGCTCAACATGATGCATCTGTACTCACAGCCCTTGCTGCCCAAGATGCACTATGTGCACCCGTTGTCCGTGATACAGGTGGACAACCTGAGGCGCCAAGCCACAAACATTGTCTCGACAAGGCTGGGCCGTGCAGAGCCACCACTGCGAAAGGAAATCGTGGAGTACATGCTTGACGTGGACTCGCACATGTGGAGCATGAGAAAGAGCAAGGCAAATTTCTTCCGCATCATGGGTGTCCTGAGCCCCCTGATTGCAGTGGCAAAGTGGTTCGATCAGATCTGTCTCTGGAGGAACCCGCTGACCACCATACTGATCCATGTCCTCTTCGTGATACTGGTTCTATACCCAGAGCTGATACTGCCCACAAtcttcctctacctcttcctGATTGGGGTGTGGTACTACAGGTGGCGGCCAAGGCAGCCGCCGCACATGGACACCCGCCTCTCCCACGCAGAGACTGCCCACCCCGACGAGCTCGACGAGGAGTTTGACACCTTCCCCACCTCCCGCCCGCCGGACGTCGTGCGGATGCGGTACGACAGGCTGCGCAGTGTAGCGGGGAGGATCCAGACCGTGGTTGGTGACCTTGCGACGCAGGGCGAGCGGCTGCAGTCGCTGCTGAGCTGGAGGGATCCAAGGGCCACCGCGCTCTTCGTGGTCTTCTGCTTCTTCTTCGCCATTGTCCTGTACGTCACCCCGTTCCGTGTCGTGGTCTTCCTCGCAGGCCTGTACGTGCTGAGGCACCCCAGGTTCCGCCACAGGATGCCATCCGTCCCGCTCAACTTCTTCAGGCGTCTGCCGGCGAGGACCGACAGCATGCTGTAG